A stretch of the Erpetoichthys calabaricus chromosome 3, fErpCal1.3, whole genome shotgun sequence genome encodes the following:
- the LOC114644653 gene encoding twist-related protein-like, with amino-acid sequence MREDLACPDSPEGSLVVSEEELDRIQKKCGNRKRVPYKKESEDGGSPSQVPSGPKRPKKTLSTSTNQSFEDLHTQRVIANVRERQRTQSLNDAFASLRKIIPTLPSDKLSKIQILKLASRYIDFLYQVLQSDEMDSKLASCNYLAHERLSYAFSVWRMEGAWSMSTSH; translated from the coding sequence ATGAGAGAAGACCTGGCCTGTCCTGATTCTCCCGAGGGGAGCCTGGTAGTCAGTGAAGAAGAACTAGACAGGATTCAGAAGAAGTGCGGCAATCGGAAAAGGGTGCCCTACAAAAAGGAGAGCGAAGATGGTGGCAGTCCCAGCCAGGTCCCGTCTGGCCCTAAACGACCCAAGAAAACCTTGTCAACTTCCACAAACCAGTCATTCGAAGATCTCCACACCCAGAGGGTGATTGCCAACGTACGGGAACGTCAGAGAACACAGTCACTGAACGACGCCTTCGCCTCTCTCCGAAAGATCATCCCTACGCTGCCCTCCGACAAACTCAGCAAGATTCAGATCTTGAAGCTGGCATCCCGCTATATTGACTTCCTCTACCAAGTGCTCCAAAGTGACGAGATGGACAGCAAGCTGGCCAGCTGCAATTACCTGGCCCATGAGAGGCTCAGCTATGCATTCTCAGTCTGGAGGATGGAGGGCGCCTGGTCTATGTCCACATCCCATTAG